One Nocardia iowensis DNA window includes the following coding sequences:
- the tatA gene encoding Sec-independent protein translocase subunit TatA, with protein sequence MGSLSIWHWLIIAVVFVMFFGAKRMPDAARSLGRSLRIFKSEVSQMQNEGKESTDASAPAQQPAAQLPPAQQVTPSVTEQPQTQPKTL encoded by the coding sequence ATGGGCAGTCTGAGCATCTGGCACTGGCTGATCATTGCGGTCGTTTTCGTGATGTTCTTCGGTGCCAAGCGGATGCCCGACGCGGCCCGCAGCCTGGGTCGGTCGCTGCGCATCTTCAAGAGCGAGGTCAGCCAGATGCAGAACGAGGGCAAGGAGTCCACCGACGCGTCGGCCCCGGCTCAGCAGCCCGCGGCGCAGCTGCCGCCCGCGCAGCAGGTGACCCCGTCGGTCACCGAGCAGCCCCAGACGCAGCCGAAGACGCTCTGA